The Cetobacterium sp. 8H DNA window TAGAAACTGTTGTTAATAACCACATAAAAACTCTTGTTGACACACTAGATGAACTCAAATCAAATTTCCCATTTTTTTTTGAAAAGCAATAAAAAATATTCCAGTGGCTAGAGTTTCATCCTGAAGAAGCTCTAGCCATTAACTAAAATCTTTATTTGATCTTATACAAATTAATAAAAAAAAGAGCTAGATTTTTACTTCTAGCTCTTCTCTTCATAATAAAATCCTTAACATCACTTATCTAACTAAAGCTTATATTTCTTTTAAAGCAGGATACAATCTCTTAAACTTCAAATATTTCTCATCATAAATTTTCCTATTGTTTTCATTCGGATACTTTGTATCTACAACTTTTATCAGTGCCTCACATGCGGCATTTACATCTTTATATAACCCATCTCCAACCATAGCTAAAATTGCTGCTCCATAAGCGGGTCCCTCTGTTGAATTAACAGTATCGACTCTCAAATTAAATATATCCGCTATCATTTGCTTCCAAAATTCACTTTTTGAACCTCCGCCACTCACTCTAACTATATCTGTAGAGATGCCCATAGATTTTATTAGCTCTAACGAGTCTCTAAGTGCAAATGTTATCCCTTCCACAATACATCTTGTTATATCCCCTCTCCTATGCTGAATATTTAAACCTGTCAGCGTTCCTTTAGCATTAGGATCATTATGTGGTGTTCGTTCACCCATTAAATATGGTAAGAAAAACAAATTTTTATCTATCTGTGAGCTCATGGCCTCTTTTTCTAAAAATATATCATAGTCTTTAGAGTGATTTATATCCTCTACCCACCACTTCAATGAAGCTGCAGCTGAAAGCATAACCCCCATCTGATGATATCCTCCATTGGCATGACAAAACGAATGCAGTCTCGCTTCTTCATCTGCAAAATATTTAGAACTATTTGCAAATACAACTCCTGAAGTTCCAAGTGCAACTGAGAGAACTCCCTCTTTTACAACTCCAACTCCCACTGCTCCTACTGCTTGATCACCACCACCAGCTATAATCTTAACCTTATTATTTATTCCCAACTCTTTTTTTGCTTTTTCCGATAGCTCTCCCACCACTTCAAATGATTCATGTAACTTTGGTAACTGCAGCTCACTTAATTCCAACTCCTTTAGCAGTTCTGTTGCCCACTCCCTTTTTTCAACATTTAAAAGTAGCATTCCAGAAGCGTCAGAAACATCTGTCGAATAATCTCCACTCAACTTAAAAGTTATATAATCTTTAGGAAGCATTATTTTATTGATTTTCTTAAAATTTTCACTTTCATTTTCTTTTAACCAAAGTAGTTTTGGAGCTGTAAATCCTGTTAAAGCTTTATTTCCTGTAAGTTCTATTATTTTCTTTCCATACCGACTATTTAACGTCTCACATTGTGATGAAGTTCTTTGATCACACCACAGTATAGCCGGTCTGATCACTTTATCCTCTTTATCTAAAACTACCATCCCATGCATTTGTCCACTAAAACTTATAGCTTTTATATCATTCTCATATCCTTTTATAAGTTCTTTTAATCCATCAAAAGTCGATTTTTCCCAATCCTCTGGATTTTGCTCCATCCAGTTTTCTTTTGGATACTGTAATGAATACTCTTTTACAACACTCTTTACAATCTCTCCCTTAGAGTTAACTAAAAGCAACTTTACAGAAGATGTTCCTAAATCTATACCTATATACAACTCAATCACCTCTAAGTTTTTTATTTTTTATTTTTGCTCATGATATCAAATAGTACAGCTAGTAAAAGAATCATCCCTTTAACTACATATTGCCACGATGGCTCTACATTCATCATACTCATTCCATTATCTAAACTTGCCATAACAAGAGCACCTAATATCGCACCAAAAACAGTTCCTACTCCTCCAGAAGTACTAGCTCCTCCTATATAACAAGCTGCTATTGCATCTAGCTCAGCATTTGTCCCTGCCGAAACTGAAGCTGCAGCCAATCTAGATGTTAGAATTAAACCTGCTATCGCTACAAGCATTCCGTGAACAACATATATTGAAATTTTTATTTTATCCACATTTATTCCTGATAGTCTTACGGCCTCTTTATTTCCTCCAATAGCATACATCAATCTTCCAAAAACTGTCTTTTTTGAAACAAATGAAAAAATTGCTATGAATATTGCTAAAATCATTACTGGTGTCGGTACTCCATAATATTGATTCAATAAAAAAACTCCTACCAATAAAGAACATGATTTCAATCCTAATTTTAAATAATTTTCTGACTCATTTCCTACCTTAATTCCATTTTCAATCTTATTTTTTCTATCTAAGATACTTGTAAAAAACATAGCAAAAATTAAAACTCCTACAATCAGATAGCTTAAATAGTTAGGAAGATAACTTTGTCCAATAATTTTGAAAGTTGGTGTTACAGGTGCTATTGTTCTCCCTCCTGTAATCCCTACAAGAATTCCTCTAAAGGCAAGCATTCCAGCTAGTGTTACAATAAACGATGGAATTTTTAAAGAAACCCAAAATCCATTCCAAAGTCCTATTAACATCCCTAGTAACAAGGTTATTACTATTACAGAGAACACACCAAATCCTAACTTAACATTTAAGATGGCAGCTATTCCACCTAGCAAAGCCATAGCAGATCCAGCGGATAGATCTATCTCATTAGAAATTATTACAAATATCATTCCAATAGATATCATCCCTGTTATAGACATCTGTCTAAAAAGATTGGATATATTTCTTGCTGTTAAAAATTTTCCGTCTGTCAAAAAATAAAATGTTATCCAAATAACTGCTATCGATACTAAAATCATAAATATATTCTGTTTCATTAAATCTTTTAAAGTAGATCCTTTACTTTCACTCATTTTAGCCTCCTATGGCTGTTTCCATTATTTTTTCTTGAGTTAACCCAGTATTTTCAAGAATTCCCTTCACTTCACCTTCATGCATAACCATCACTCTATCACTTAGTCCTAAAACTTCTGGAAGCTCTGATGAAATCATTATTATTGATATTCCTTGATTAACCAATTCAAACATATATTTATATATCTCATATTTTGCACCTACATCTATTCCCCTTGTAGGTTCATCCAATATTAAAATTTTTGGAAGTGTCAACAGATTCTTTCCAATAACAACCTTTTGTTGATTACCACCACTTAAATTTTTTATTAAACTATCTATGTTAGGAGCTTTAACTTTCATTGTTTTCATCATTGATACAATATCTTTAAGCTCTTCATTTTCTTTTATAAAAAAGTTCCATTTACTATATTTTTCAATATTTGATAGACTCATGTTCTCTTTTACAGATAGCATACCAACTATCCCATACTTCTTTCTATCTTCTGGGACCATTGCGATACCTTTCTTTACAGCCTCATTAGCATTTTTTATATTTATTTTCTCTCCAAAATATACTATCTCTCCCGAATAGTTCCCTCTATATGAACCGTATATGCTCGAAACCAGCTCTGTTCTTCCTGCACCTATCAGTCCA harbors:
- the xylB gene encoding xylulokinase encodes the protein MYIGIDLGTSSVKLLLVNSKGEIVKSVVKEYSLQYPKENWMEQNPEDWEKSTFDGLKELIKGYENDIKAISFSGQMHGMVVLDKEDKVIRPAILWCDQRTSSQCETLNSRYGKKIIELTGNKALTGFTAPKLLWLKENESENFKKINKIMLPKDYITFKLSGDYSTDVSDASGMLLLNVEKREWATELLKELELSELQLPKLHESFEVVGELSEKAKKELGINNKVKIIAGGGDQAVGAVGVGVVKEGVLSVALGTSGVVFANSSKYFADEEARLHSFCHANGGYHQMGVMLSAAASLKWWVEDINHSKDYDIFLEKEAMSSQIDKNLFFLPYLMGERTPHNDPNAKGTLTGLNIQHRRGDITRCIVEGITFALRDSLELIKSMGISTDIVRVSGGGSKSEFWKQMIADIFNLRVDTVNSTEGPAYGAAILAMVGDGLYKDVNAACEALIKVVDTKYPNENNRKIYDEKYLKFKRLYPALKEI
- a CDS encoding sugar ABC transporter permease — protein: MSESKGSTLKDLMKQNIFMILVSIAVIWITFYFLTDGKFLTARNISNLFRQMSITGMISIGMIFVIISNEIDLSAGSAMALLGGIAAILNVKLGFGVFSVIVITLLLGMLIGLWNGFWVSLKIPSFIVTLAGMLAFRGILVGITGGRTIAPVTPTFKIIGQSYLPNYLSYLIVGVLIFAMFFTSILDRKNKIENGIKVGNESENYLKLGLKSCSLLVGVFLLNQYYGVPTPVMILAIFIAIFSFVSKKTVFGRLMYAIGGNKEAVRLSGINVDKIKISIYVVHGMLVAIAGLILTSRLAAASVSAGTNAELDAIAACYIGGASTSGGVGTVFGAILGALVMASLDNGMSMMNVEPSWQYVVKGMILLLAVLFDIMSKNKK